One Halobacterium sp. DL1 DNA window includes the following coding sequences:
- a CDS encoding PadR family transcriptional regulator → MHDLTGFQRDLLYVVAGLEEPHGLAIKEELEEYYESEIHHGRLYPNLDTLVDKGLVDKGQLDQRTNYYTLTRRGRRELDARREWEAQYVDLE, encoded by the coding sequence ATGCACGACTTGACAGGGTTTCAACGGGACTTGCTGTACGTCGTCGCCGGGCTCGAGGAGCCCCACGGACTCGCCATCAAGGAGGAACTCGAGGAGTACTACGAATCCGAGATCCACCACGGCCGGCTCTACCCGAACCTCGACACGCTCGTCGACAAAGGGCTCGTCGACAAGGGCCAGCTCGACCAGCGAACGAACTACTACACGCTCACCCGCCGCGGCCGCCGCGAACTCGACGCGCGCCGCGAGTGGGAGGCCCAGTACGTCGACCTCGAGTAG
- a CDS encoding magnesium transporter accessory protein, with protein MSPAADAVANAPLDSRIVRIALSVALGLFLGLEREWSQKAAGIRTFALVSVLGTIFTMVDTERCTADVAVCPPYLSGAGALFVIVLAGVLMLSGLQDEEEGLHLTTAVSILLAYGVGVLVALGAVLPATVVAVTSSILLVFKRELHGFAWDLSREELRSTTEFAILAFVIYPVLPPGSVQLGSGVYAVEIEPRVVWLMVVFVAGIGILNYVIVKTYGGRGVAVTGFFGGLASSTAVVGTMLDHVSQERDAAAYAVAGVLLANAAMALRNLLIVVVFTLSTGVLLRGMVPLLVIVAGSILVAAVSADWSTSVEMDLESPFSMRNALAFGAMFLVVVVAGGLAQTQFGSTGLYVTAIVSGLVSSAGATTSAVVLYRTGAITAQSATIAVLLTTASSIGVKVALTATSSNRGFAWRVAAYSTALLAAGGVASVVVAA; from the coding sequence GTGTCTCCCGCCGCCGACGCGGTCGCGAACGCCCCCCTGGACAGCCGCATCGTCCGCATCGCGCTCTCCGTCGCGCTCGGGCTGTTTCTCGGCCTCGAACGCGAGTGGTCCCAGAAGGCAGCGGGCATCCGGACGTTCGCGCTGGTCAGCGTCCTCGGCACCATCTTCACCATGGTGGACACCGAGCGCTGCACCGCGGACGTGGCGGTCTGTCCGCCGTACCTCTCGGGGGCGGGCGCGCTGTTCGTCATCGTCCTCGCCGGCGTCCTGATGCTGTCGGGGCTCCAGGACGAGGAGGAGGGGCTCCACCTCACCACCGCGGTGAGCATCCTCCTCGCCTACGGCGTCGGCGTGCTCGTCGCGCTCGGCGCGGTGCTGCCGGCCACCGTCGTGGCGGTCACCAGCAGCATCCTGCTCGTGTTCAAGCGGGAGCTCCACGGGTTCGCGTGGGACCTCTCCCGGGAGGAACTGCGCTCGACGACCGAGTTCGCCATCCTCGCGTTCGTCATCTACCCCGTCCTACCACCGGGCTCCGTCCAGCTCGGCTCCGGCGTCTACGCCGTCGAGATAGAGCCGCGGGTCGTCTGGCTGATGGTCGTCTTCGTCGCCGGCATCGGCATCCTCAACTACGTCATCGTGAAGACGTACGGCGGCCGCGGCGTCGCCGTCACGGGCTTCTTCGGCGGCCTCGCCTCCTCGACGGCCGTCGTCGGGACGATGCTCGACCACGTGAGCCAGGAGCGCGACGCGGCGGCGTACGCCGTCGCGGGTGTGCTGCTGGCGAACGCCGCGATGGCGCTGCGTAACCTCCTCATCGTCGTCGTGTTCACGCTCTCGACGGGCGTGCTGCTACGCGGGATGGTGCCGTTGCTTGTCATCGTCGCGGGGAGCATCCTCGTGGCTGCCGTCTCCGCGGACTGGTCGACCAGCGTGGAGATGGACCTCGAGAGCCCGTTCTCGATGCGCAACGCGCTCGCCTTCGGCGCGATGTTCCTGGTCGTCGTCGTTGCGGGCGGCCTCGCCCAGACGCAGTTCGGGTCGACCGGGCTCTACGTCACCGCCATCGTCTCCGGGCTGGTGTCGAGTGCGGGCGCGACCACGTCCGCCGTCGTCCTCTACCGGACGGGCGCAATCACAGCCCAGTCGGCCACCATCGCGGTGTTGCTCACGACGGCGAGTTCCATCGGGGTCAAGGTAGCACTCACGGCGACGAGTTCCAACCGCGGGTTCGCGTGGCGGGTCGCCGCCTACAGTACCGCTCTGCTTGCTGCGGGCGGTGTCGCGTCGGTCGTCGTCGCCGCGTAA
- a CDS encoding 4-aminobutyrate aminotransferase: protein MDRDTAEPSVRSLPGEKAAQWVDYHHEHAAPSTYVYEFVWDITEDADGPFCRDVDGNVLMDFTSHVAAAPFGYNNPKIMDRLDEFDLVDPSKIAGQDFYASGGWPPEDPDVDTSTQLLHRLTDITEQYDLDTVFLSNTGAEAVENAIKICYAQGGHRAFTFDGAFHGRTLGALSLNRSKTVHRKGYPEIGGVVSAPYCACEGDCDCGWETNGPGGNVLADKLHPQRGVIDPEEVAYLILEPQQGEGGYRVPSESFIDDVVDIQQTYDIPVVADEIQSGLGRTGELWGVDHTSLDPDVITSAKGLRVGATVANEDLFPEETGRLSSTWGAGDILAAAQGVATIDAITSDGVLDNVQERGRQVKEVLADDAPDFVTDVRGNGLMIGVELDTKERRDAVVKACLERGLLLLGCGYQTVRLLPPLDVTEREIDVALGVFLDALTDREVRHAGTSKVNTENVS from the coding sequence ATGGACCGGGACACTGCCGAGCCGAGCGTCCGAAGTCTGCCGGGAGAGAAAGCAGCGCAGTGGGTGGACTACCACCACGAACACGCGGCCCCGAGCACGTACGTCTACGAGTTCGTCTGGGATATCACCGAGGACGCCGACGGCCCGTTCTGCAGGGACGTCGACGGGAACGTCCTGATGGACTTCACGAGCCACGTCGCGGCAGCGCCGTTCGGCTACAACAACCCGAAGATCATGGACCGCCTCGACGAGTTCGACCTCGTCGACCCCTCGAAGATCGCGGGCCAGGACTTCTACGCGAGCGGCGGCTGGCCGCCCGAGGACCCCGACGTCGACACCTCCACGCAGCTCCTCCACCGCCTCACGGACATCACCGAGCAGTACGACCTCGACACCGTCTTCCTCTCGAACACGGGCGCCGAGGCCGTCGAGAACGCCATCAAGATCTGTTATGCGCAGGGCGGCCACCGCGCGTTCACGTTCGACGGCGCGTTCCACGGGCGGACGCTCGGTGCGCTCTCGCTCAACCGCTCGAAGACCGTCCACCGAAAGGGCTACCCGGAGATTGGCGGCGTCGTCTCCGCGCCGTACTGCGCCTGCGAGGGCGACTGCGACTGCGGCTGGGAGACGAACGGTCCCGGCGGCAACGTCCTCGCGGACAAACTCCACCCCCAGCGCGGCGTCATCGACCCCGAGGAGGTCGCCTACCTCATCCTCGAACCCCAGCAGGGCGAGGGCGGCTACCGCGTCCCGAGCGAGTCGTTCATCGACGACGTCGTCGACATCCAGCAGACCTACGACATCCCGGTCGTCGCCGACGAGATCCAGTCCGGCCTCGGCCGCACGGGCGAGCTGTGGGGCGTCGACCACACCTCCCTCGACCCGGACGTCATCACGTCCGCGAAGGGCCTCCGCGTCGGTGCCACGGTCGCCAACGAGGACCTCTTCCCCGAGGAGACCGGGCGGCTCTCCTCGACGTGGGGGGCGGGCGACATCCTCGCGGCCGCGCAGGGTGTGGCCACCATCGACGCCATCACGAGCGACGGCGTCCTCGACAACGTGCAGGAGCGCGGCCGTCAGGTGAAGGAGGTGCTGGCTGACGACGCGCCCGACTTCGTCACCGACGTGCGGGGTAACGGCCTCATGATCGGCGTCGAACTCGACACGAAGGAGCGCCGCGACGCGGTGGTGAAGGCGTGCCTGGAGCGCGGACTGCTCCTGCTCGGCTGTGGCTACCAGACCGTCCGACTGCTCCCGCCACTCGACGTCACGGAGCGGGAGATCGACGTCGCGCTCGGCGTCTTCCTCGACGCGCTCACCGACCGCGAGGTCCGCCACGCCGGCACCTCGAAGGTCAACACCGAGAACGTCTCCTAA
- a CDS encoding citrate (Si)-synthase, with product MTDDLQRGLEGVTVAETRLSSIDGENGVLVIGGFSLDELAPNATFEETLFLLYEDRLPTEAELEAFRSDLAASRRVHPDAVDTVVDAAERGLPAMDAVRMGIAAAPLTRDGEEDPQTDAKLAVAQLPTVAAAYWRAREGEDPVEPREDLGHAANYLYMLDGEEASEERVRGLETYLNSVVDHGLNASTFTARTIVSTESDVVSAVTGAVGALKGPLHGGAPGPVLDMLRDAQAADDPAGLVRDILDSGERVMGFGHRVYDVRDPRAAVLQSAAESFYEGRDERAFFEAAREFEDAAVDVLAEHRPDLRLETNVEFYTAVLLNGVGVPKELFTPTFAVARAGGWTAHCLEQLEDNRLIRPRAAYVGETDREWTPLGQR from the coding sequence ATGACAGACGACCTGCAGCGCGGCCTGGAAGGCGTCACCGTCGCAGAGACGCGGCTCTCCAGCATCGACGGCGAGAACGGCGTGCTCGTCATCGGGGGATTCTCGCTCGACGAACTCGCGCCCAACGCCACCTTCGAGGAGACGCTGTTCCTCCTCTACGAGGACCGCCTCCCGACCGAAGCGGAACTCGAGGCGTTCCGCTCGGACCTGGCCGCCAGCCGGCGCGTCCACCCCGACGCCGTCGACACCGTCGTCGACGCCGCCGAACGTGGCCTCCCCGCGATGGACGCCGTCCGCATGGGAATCGCCGCGGCGCCCCTCACCCGGGACGGCGAGGAGGACCCGCAGACCGACGCGAAACTCGCCGTCGCCCAACTCCCCACTGTCGCCGCCGCGTACTGGCGCGCCCGGGAGGGCGAGGACCCCGTCGAACCCCGCGAGGACCTCGGCCACGCCGCCAACTACCTCTACATGCTTGACGGCGAGGAGGCGAGCGAGGAACGCGTCCGCGGCCTCGAGACGTACCTCAACTCCGTCGTCGACCACGGGCTGAACGCCTCGACGTTCACCGCTCGAACCATCGTCTCGACGGAGTCCGACGTCGTCTCCGCGGTGACGGGTGCGGTCGGCGCGCTGAAGGGGCCACTCCACGGCGGCGCGCCCGGCCCCGTCCTCGACATGCTGCGGGACGCGCAGGCGGCCGACGACCCGGCGGGCCTCGTCCGGGACATCCTCGACTCGGGTGAGCGCGTGATGGGGTTCGGCCACCGCGTCTACGACGTCCGCGACCCCCGGGCGGCCGTCCTCCAGTCGGCCGCCGAATCGTTCTACGAGGGCCGTGATGAGCGCGCGTTCTTCGAGGCCGCCCGCGAGTTCGAGGACGCCGCTGTCGACGTGCTCGCCGAGCACAGGCCGGACCTCCGCCTGGAGACGAACGTCGAGTTCTACACCGCCGTCCTGCTGAACGGCGTCGGCGTCCCGAAGGAACTGTTCACGCCGACGTTCGCCGTCGCACGCGCCGGTGGCTGGACGGCCCACTGTCTCGAACAACTGGAGGACAACCGGCTCATCCGCCCCCGGGCGGCCTACGTCGGCGAGACGGACCGGGAGTGGACGCCACTCGGCCAGCGGTAA
- a CDS encoding plasmid stabilization protein, protein MRQRTRRDVMRATGAAGLSVAVAGCLGLGSGSSGDVDALDAPDGTAVVEVGPDGSNTFTPDSLTVSPGTPVRFVWLSGGHNVAVASQPTDADWRGHDPLESRGFSHEHTFGVPGRYEYVCTPHQQFGMRGEVVVETEG, encoded by the coding sequence ATGCGACAGCGAACCCGACGCGACGTGATGCGCGCGACCGGTGCCGCGGGACTGTCGGTGGCGGTCGCCGGCTGTCTCGGTCTCGGCAGCGGGAGCAGCGGAGACGTCGACGCCCTCGACGCACCCGACGGAACGGCGGTGGTGGAGGTCGGGCCGGACGGCTCGAACACCTTCACTCCGGACTCGCTGACCGTCTCGCCCGGGACGCCGGTGCGCTTCGTCTGGCTCTCCGGCGGCCACAACGTCGCCGTAGCCAGCCAGCCGACCGACGCCGACTGGAGGGGCCACGACCCACTGGAGAGCCGGGGCTTCTCTCACGAACACACCTTCGGGGTGCCAGGCCGCTACGAGTACGTCTGCACGCCCCACCAGCAGTTCGGGATGCGCGGCGAGGTCGTCGTCGAGACCGAAGGATAG